The following proteins are co-located in the Triticum aestivum cultivar Chinese Spring chromosome 1A, IWGSC CS RefSeq v2.1, whole genome shotgun sequence genome:
- the LOC123185418 gene encoding G-type lectin S-receptor-like serine/threonine-protein kinase At2g19130 — protein sequence MDCGDFSGQSAEHTCSAQPLPFNLIYTASSSFSKYHSRAAMFSMPPLYILSLGLLLFHTTPWCSSFAAAYNDTLMEGQVLAVGGKLFSRNSKFALGFFQFQPASTISKSSQNTASPSPSLWYLGIWFNKIPVCTSVWVANRDQPIADPIINQTRFKISSDGNLVIVNHAANNESIVWSTRVVNNRTHLSRNYTSTAVLLNSGNLALKESPSSALPVWQSFDYLTDVILPGAKFGRNKVTGFSHQAISKKSLIDPGPGSYSYELEQTKGLVLKRLNPLVEYWLYASSTKSSFNLVPMLKAVLDMDPRTKGLMNPTYVNNDQEEYYMYTSLDESSSFFISLDISGQEKLNLWSQANQSWQTIYASPNNPCIPPATCGPYTVCNGNAQLSCDCMKSFSQQSPQDWEFEDRTGGCIRDTPLHCTSDRNITSSTDMFHPIAQVTLPYNPQSIVVASTQIKCEEACLSSCSCTAYSYKNNICYVWNGELLSVNLNNGIDITSEDVLYLRLSAKDFLPSLRKNKIKPNVGVVTVTSIVGFGLLMLLLLLLLNWRNKFMWCGLLPLYYDTQGSAGGIIAFKYTDLVSATKNFSEKIGVGSFGSVYKGVLSDSKTIVAVKRLDGARQGEKQFRAEVSSVGLIQHINLVKLIGFCCEGDHRLLVYEHMLNGSLDGHLFKKRNDATDVLNWNIRYQISLGVARGLSYLHHCCHESIIHCDIKPENILVDASFIPKVADFGLAAFVGRDFSRILTSFRGTAGYLAPEWLSGVAITPKVDVYGFGMVLLEIISGRRNSSPQTSHNTRSSSSYQHDEYFPVQAISKLHGGDVKSIVDPRLHGGFNLEEAERVCKVACWCIQDNEVDRPTMGEVVRVLEGLQEIDMPPMPRLLAALTEQSDAATSVYSLRSNLVVVQTDVYSTEIRRDTSVSATTNIYRRE from the coding sequence ATGGACTGTGGTGACTTTTCTGGACAGTCAGCAGAACATACTTGTTCAGCTCAACCTCTTCCATTCAATCTTATATATACAGCATCTTCTTCCTTCTCCAAATATCATAGCAGAGCAGCAATGTTCTCCATGCCTCCGCTCTACATATTATCACTCGGGCTTCTCCTCTTCCACACTACTCCTTGGTGTTCCTCCTTTGCAGCCGCATACAATGATACTCTCATGGAAGGCCAAGTGCTCGCTGTCGGGGGCAAGCTCTTCTCGAGAAACAGCAAGTTCGCGCTTGGCTTCTTCCAGTTCCAGCCAGCAAGCACCATCAGTAAGTCGTCTCAGAACACCGCATCTCCCAGCCCTAGCTTGTGGTACCTTGGCATATGGTTCAATAAGATCCCAGTttgcacttctgtatgggttgctaATAGGGATCAGCCCATCGCTGACCCCATCATCAACCAAACACGGTTCAAGATATCAAGTGATGGCAATCTTGTCATTGTAAACCATGCCGCCAACAATGAATCCATTGTTTGGTCCACCCGCGTTGTAAATAATAGGACACACCTCAGCAGAAACTACACTAGTACTGCCGTTCTCTTGAACAGTGGAAACCTTGCCCTCAAAGAGAGCCCGTCATCCGCCCTACCGGTGTGGCAGAGCTTCGACTACCTAACAGATGTTATACTTCCTGGTGCAAAGTTTGGCCGGAACAAGGTCACTGGTTTCAGTCACCAGGCCATCTCAAAGAAGAGCCTCATTGATCCGGGTCCTGGCTCATACAGCTATGAACTAGAACAGACCAAGGGGCTCGTCCTCAAGCGTCTCAATCCCTTGGTAGAATATTGGCTTTATGCATCCTCCACAAAATCATCGTTCAATCTTGTACCAATGCTCAAGGCAGTGCTAGATATGGATCCACGCACCAAAGGCTTGATGAACCCAACATATGTTAATAACGACCAAGAGGAGTACTACATGTACACTTCACTTGATGAGTCGTCTTCCTTTTTTATCTCACTAGACATCTCTGGTCAGGAAAAGCTGAATCTTTGGTCGCAAGCTAATCAATCTTGGCAAACCATATATGCCTCACCTAACAATCCCTGCATTCCTCCTGCTACTTGTGGACCTTACACGGTCTGCAATGGCAATGCACAGCTATCCTGTGACTGTATGAAGAGCTTCTCTCAGCAATCACCGCAAGATTGGGAGTTTGAGGACCGAACAGGAGGATGCATCAGAGATACACCATTACATTGCACTAGTGACAGAAACATCACAAGTTCAACAGACATGTTCCACCCAATTGCTCAAGTTACATTGCCCTACAACCCGCAGAGCATAGTCGTTGCTTCTACTCAGATCAAATGTGAAGAAGCTTGTCTCAGTTCCTGCTCCTGCACTGCTTACTCCTATAAGAATAACATATGCTATGTCTGGAATGGGGAATTGCTTAGCGTAAATCTGAACAACGGCATTGATATCACTTCTGAAGATGTTCTTTACCTCCGTCTTTCTGCCAAAGATTTCTTGCCAAGtttgagaaaaaacaaaataaaaccaaATGTTGGAGTTGTTACTGTCACAAGCATTGTTGGGTTTGGGCTACTCATGCTCCTGTTGTTGCTGTTACTGAATTGGAGGAACAAATTCATGTGGTGTGGTTTGCTGCCATTATACTATGACACTCAAGGTAGTGCCGGCGGGATTATAGCCTTCAAATATACTGATTTAGTTAGTGCTACTAAAAACTTCTCTGAAAAGATAGGTGTTGGAAGTTTTGGTTCTGTATACAAGGGGGTGTTAAGTGACTCGAAGACTATTGTAGCAGTGAAAAGGCTTGATGGGGCCCGTCAAGGAGAGAAGCAATTCAGGGCTGAGGTGAGCTCAGTTGGACTTATCCAACACATAAACCTAGTCAAATTGATTGGTTTCTGCTGCGAAGGTGATCACAGATTACTTGTGTATGAACACATGTTAAATGGGTCTCTTGATGGTCATCTGTTTAAGAAGAGAAATGATGCCACTGATGTCCTAAATTGGAACATCAGATATCAGATATCCCTAGGAGTTGCTAGAGGACTGTCCTACTTGCATCATTGTTGTCATGAGAGCATCATACACTGCGATATTAAGCCAGAGAACATACTTGTGGATGCATCATTTATTCCTAAAGTTGCAGACTTTGGGCTGGCAGCATTTGTGGGAAGGGATTTTAGCCGAATTCTGACTTCATTCAGAGGAACTGCAGGTTATCTTGCCCCAGAGTGGCTTAGCGGAGTGGCAATCACACCGAAAGTCGACGTCTACGGCTTCGGCATGGTACTGCTGGAAATAATATCAGGAAGGAGGAATTCGTCACCTCAAACATCACACAATACTAGGAGCAGCAGCAGTTACCAACATGATGAATATTTCCCTGTGCAAGCCATCAGCAAGCTTCATGGTGGAGATGTGAAGAGTATAGTGGATCCACGTTTACATGGTGGCTTCAATTTGGAAGAGGCTGAAAGGGTTTGCAAAGTTGCATGTTGGTGCATCCAAGATAATGAGGTCGATCGGCCAACGATGGGTGAAGTGGTCCGGGTCCTCGAGGGTCTACAGGAGATCGATATGCCCCCTATGCCAAGACTCCTTGCAGCTCTAACagaacaatctgatgctgcaacttcagtgtactccctccgatccaattTGGTTGTCGTTCAAACGGATGTATATAGCACTGAAATACGTCGAGATACATCTGTTTCAGCAACAACTAATATTTatcggagggagtaa